A genomic stretch from Caballeronia sp. LZ062 includes:
- a CDS encoding transporter — protein MNPAIPQTPLYGSDFTGLVCGFRFRVDQPGEPIDSEAASDWLARDDTTKEFLWLHFDLANSACERWIRTQLGLPDAFFDTLHEGSHSTRIEHQEGALFAVINDVMFNFELTPSEIATLWVYTHQKLLVTARMKPLRSIDSLRESVRRGEVFRSPAELLAHLLRDQADLLVHIVRRTSAEVDGIEDRFLSTHSSTTRSDLGAQRRVLVRLQRLLAPEPGSVFRLLARPPRWLHAQDIQDLRDATEEFSLVLNDLAGLVERIKLLQEEIATRMDEQSNRTLFTLTLVTVLALPINIVAGFFGMNVGGIPLAENHHGFWLLVAIVASFTVLAGWWAFRRRRDM, from the coding sequence TCGTCTGCGGCTTCCGCTTTCGCGTCGACCAGCCCGGCGAGCCGATCGATTCGGAGGCGGCAAGCGACTGGCTCGCCCGCGACGACACCACGAAGGAGTTTCTCTGGCTGCACTTCGATCTGGCGAACAGCGCCTGCGAGCGATGGATCCGAACGCAGCTCGGCCTGCCCGATGCGTTCTTCGACACGCTGCACGAAGGCTCGCATTCGACGCGCATCGAGCATCAGGAGGGCGCGCTTTTCGCGGTCATCAACGACGTGATGTTCAATTTCGAGCTGACGCCCTCGGAGATCGCGACGCTCTGGGTGTACACGCACCAGAAGCTGCTGGTCACGGCGCGCATGAAGCCGCTGCGTTCCATCGATTCGCTACGCGAGTCGGTGCGGCGCGGCGAAGTGTTCCGCTCGCCGGCCGAGCTGCTCGCGCACCTGCTGCGCGATCAGGCGGACCTGCTCGTGCACATCGTGCGGCGGACGAGCGCCGAAGTGGACGGCATCGAGGATCGCTTTCTCTCGACGCACTCTTCCACTACGCGCTCCGATCTCGGCGCGCAGCGGCGCGTGCTCGTGAGATTGCAACGGCTTCTCGCGCCCGAACCCGGCTCGGTCTTCCGGCTGCTCGCGCGGCCGCCGCGCTGGCTGCATGCACAGGATATCCAGGATCTGCGCGACGCGACCGAAGAGTTCTCGCTCGTGCTGAACGATCTCGCGGGGCTCGTCGAGCGCATCAAGCTGTTGCAGGAAGAAATCGCGACGCGCATGGACGAGCAAAGCAACCGCACGCTTTTCACGCTGACGCTCGTAACCGTGCTCGCGTTGCCGATCAACATCGTGGCCGGCTTTTTCGGCATGAACGTTGGCGGCATACCACTCGCGGAGAATCATCACGGCTTCTGGCTGCTGGTGGCGATCGTCGCGAGCTTCACCGTGCTCGCCGGATGGTGGGCGTTCCGCCGGCGGCGCGATATGTGA